The following proteins are co-located in the Bacteroidales bacterium genome:
- the rpmF gene encoding 50S ribosomal protein L32, with the protein MPHPKRKTSTTRRDKRRTHYKAVAPTLIVCSNCGAPVLYHRVCSDCGHYKGKLTIEKAATA; encoded by the coding sequence ATGCCACATCCAAAACGGAAAACCTCCACAACCCGGAGGGATAAAAGAAGAACACATTACAAAGCAGTTGCACCTACTTTGATTGTTTGCTCAAACTGCGGAGCTCCCGTGTTGTACCACAGGGTTTGCTCTGATTGCGGACATTATAAGGGCAAACTTACAATAGAAAAGGCTGCCACAGCTTAA
- a CDS encoding DUF177 domain-containing protein — MDYRRQYVISFGGLKPGKHQFDFEIDNRFFEEFEYSEYKTGSLQVIVEMEKQQRMLILDFSVSGSIEVVCDRCLDIFPLEIAGNYQLFVKFGSESHEESDDVIVIPENETRFDVGHYIYEYIILSVPIRHVHPDNDDGSSGCDPEVLKELEKLKAVEKADPRWDALKKLKE; from the coding sequence GTGGATTACAGGAGGCAGTATGTGATTTCCTTTGGAGGGCTAAAGCCTGGAAAACACCAGTTTGACTTTGAGATTGACAACAGGTTCTTTGAGGAATTTGAGTATTCGGAATATAAAACCGGATCGCTTCAAGTGATAGTGGAAATGGAAAAACAACAGCGCATGCTGATCCTTGACTTTTCAGTTTCCGGCTCTATTGAAGTGGTTTGTGATCGCTGCCTTGATATTTTCCCACTTGAAATAGCCGGGAACTATCAGCTTTTTGTAAAATTCGGCAGCGAGAGTCATGAGGAAAGTGATGATGTGATCGTGATCCCGGAAAACGAAACACGCTTCGATGTAGGGCATTATATTTATGAATACATCATCCTGTCGGTTCCCATCCGCCATGTGCATCCCGATAACGACGATGGCAGCAGCGGTTGCGATCCGGAAGTCCTGAAAGAACTGGAGAAATTAAAAGCAGTTGAAAAAGCAGACCCACGTTGGGATGCCCTGAAAAAATTGAAAGAGTAA
- a CDS encoding fibronectin type III domain-containing protein, translating into MSKKLHLAAAVLLLVFASAINTFGQTKQQQEQITLRYDQQILSELQSQFQGKATLEKHAAVLYAQQKGISVKLTLEDGGYAELQRIDPDGSLIYYRTLNVAASKSTRTNHVNIGGSTGYNLDGQNMIAHVWDGGLARSTHQEYDGPGGTDRFSIGDGTTTLNYHSAHVTGTIIASGVVAAAKGMAPQAYAVGYEWNNDLAEATTAAANGMLISNHSYGYRSDLVPDYYFGAYITDSRDWDALHYNAPYYLMVVAAGNDGSTNYNAAPLNPSFPQYDKLTGHATAKNNMVVANAQDANIDDAGNLISVSINSSSSQGPTDDYRIKPDITGNGTSVYSTYESSNTAYASITGTSMASPNVAGSLLLLQQHANNVNGSYMRAATLKGLALHTADDAGIAGPDANWGWGLMNTKRAAEAISQNGDQSIISELTLMQGQTYTIQVDADGVNNLMASISWTDPAGTATTATNSTIARLVNDLDLRITQGATTHLPWRLTGVNTNDRGDNVKDPYERVDVTGAAGTYTVTVTHKGTLSGGSQNYSLIITGVSATPIVCNATVPTGLTVVGVGSSTASISWNAVPGSTYDLIYRQVGATTWITQSVSGTTANLTGLTPQTQYEVQVRSKCPDNSTSAYTASVNFTTTEVQLNYCASASTNTNDEYIGRVQLNTINNPSGAQFYSDFTNISTSLTKGLSYTITVTPTWTGTVYSEGYAVWIDYNKDGDFADAGEQVFTQAATTNTPVSGSFTIPASAVEGSTRMRVSMKYNGIPTACETFTYGEVEDYSVTIVSAGPDTQSPTAPSNLTASNITQTSVNLSWTASTDNVGVTGYDVYQGSSIIQTVTGTTASVAGLTASTSYTFSVKAKDAAGNISPSSNVVNVTTLAPPDTQAPTAPSNLAASNITQTSVNLSWTASTDNVGVTGYDVYQGSNVIQTVTGTTASVTGLMASTAYTFSVKARDAAGNISPSSNVVNVTTLANTITYCTSRGNSTADEWIQRVQLGSINNNSGNNGGYADFTNLSATLVAGTSNTIIITPGRTSTKYREAYRIWIDYNQDGDFLDSGEEIVNVNKTTSTSISRSFTVPTTALNGPTRMRVSMKYNASPTSCEIFARGEVEDYTVVISNTATQNFAGPSGESTDAELIVYPNPVSDNQLNVMLNGADAKEIRIYNLQGILLSRHAFEATVNVAYLQPGMYLIEAISENRTFIKRFEKQ; encoded by the coding sequence ATGAGCAAAAAATTACATTTGGCAGCAGCTGTTCTTTTGCTGGTGTTTGCTTCAGCCATAAATACTTTCGGGCAAACCAAACAACAACAGGAACAAATTACATTGAGGTATGATCAACAGATTTTAAGTGAGTTACAAAGCCAATTTCAGGGAAAAGCTACCCTGGAAAAGCATGCAGCTGTGCTTTACGCGCAGCAAAAGGGTATTTCAGTAAAGCTGACACTTGAAGACGGTGGATATGCCGAACTTCAGCGCATTGATCCCGATGGCAGTCTGATTTATTATAGAACCCTGAATGTGGCTGCATCCAAATCAACCAGAACCAACCACGTGAATATTGGCGGTTCAACCGGATATAACCTCGACGGGCAAAACATGATAGCCCATGTGTGGGATGGCGGGCTTGCCCGTTCAACACACCAGGAGTATGACGGCCCAGGAGGCACCGACAGATTCTCCATCGGAGACGGAACTACCACGCTGAACTACCATTCAGCTCACGTAACCGGAACCATTATAGCTTCTGGAGTAGTAGCCGCTGCAAAAGGAATGGCTCCTCAGGCCTATGCTGTTGGTTATGAATGGAACAACGACCTGGCTGAAGCTACCACTGCCGCAGCAAATGGAATGCTTATTTCCAATCATTCCTATGGTTATCGTTCCGATCTTGTTCCTGATTATTATTTCGGAGCTTATATTACCGATTCCAGAGACTGGGATGCGCTACATTATAATGCACCTTATTATCTGATGGTAGTGGCTGCCGGAAATGACGGATCAACCAATTATAATGCTGCCCCGCTGAATCCATCCTTCCCGCAATACGACAAACTTACCGGTCATGCCACAGCGAAAAACAATATGGTGGTTGCCAATGCCCAGGATGCAAACATCGACGATGCCGGTAATTTAATCAGTGTTTCCATCAACAGCTCAAGCAGTCAGGGCCCTACAGATGATTACAGGATCAAGCCCGATATCACCGGAAACGGAACCTCGGTTTATTCAACCTACGAAAGCAGCAATACCGCTTATGCCAGCATTACCGGAACATCAATGGCATCGCCCAACGTAGCAGGTTCATTGCTTTTGTTGCAACAACATGCCAACAATGTAAATGGCAGTTATATGCGGGCTGCAACTCTCAAAGGACTTGCGCTGCACACCGCCGATGATGCCGGTATTGCCGGACCTGATGCCAACTGGGGATGGGGACTGATGAATACCAAAAGGGCGGCGGAAGCCATTTCGCAAAACGGAGACCAGTCAATCATCAGCGAGCTTACCCTGATGCAGGGACAAACTTACACCATTCAGGTGGATGCCGATGGGGTCAATAACCTGATGGCTTCCATTTCATGGACAGATCCTGCCGGCACTGCTACTACAGCCACCAATTCAACCATAGCCCGTCTGGTAAACGACCTCGACCTGAGGATTACGCAGGGAGCAACCACCCACTTGCCCTGGAGGCTTACCGGAGTAAATACCAACGATCGCGGCGATAACGTTAAAGATCCATATGAGCGGGTAGATGTTACAGGTGCTGCCGGAACTTATACCGTTACCGTTACCCATAAAGGAACATTATCGGGTGGTTCTCAGAACTACAGCCTGATAATTACCGGGGTTTCTGCCACACCTATTGTTTGTAACGCTACAGTGCCAACCGGGCTCACAGTAGTTGGTGTTGGTTCCTCAACGGCAAGTATTTCGTGGAATGCTGTACCTGGATCTACATATGATCTTATATATCGTCAGGTAGGTGCTACAACTTGGATTACCCAGAGTGTTTCAGGCACAACAGCCAACCTTACAGGACTTACACCTCAAACCCAGTACGAAGTTCAGGTGAGAAGCAAATGCCCTGATAATTCAACTTCAGCCTATACTGCGTCGGTCAACTTCACCACCACCGAAGTGCAGCTTAATTATTGCGCCTCAGCCAGTACAAATACAAATGATGAGTATATAGGCCGCGTGCAGTTAAATACCATTAACAATCCTTCGGGCGCACAATTTTATTCTGACTTTACAAATATATCTACCAGCCTTACAAAAGGGTTGTCATATACCATTACAGTTACTCCAACATGGACAGGCACTGTATATTCAGAAGGCTATGCAGTATGGATTGATTATAACAAAGACGGTGATTTTGCCGATGCCGGAGAGCAGGTATTTACTCAGGCAGCAACCACAAATACACCTGTCAGCGGATCATTTACCATTCCGGCCAGTGCGGTTGAAGGTTCCACAAGAATGCGCGTTTCTATGAAGTACAATGGCATTCCTACTGCATGCGAAACCTTTACTTATGGCGAAGTTGAAGATTACTCAGTTACAATAGTTTCCGCAGGCCCTGATACCCAGTCCCCGACAGCCCCGTCGAATCTTACTGCTTCAAACATCACACAAACATCTGTAAACCTTTCATGGACGGCTTCCACTGATAATGTGGGCGTAACCGGCTATGATGTTTATCAGGGTAGCAGTATTATACAAACAGTAACAGGAACAACAGCCTCAGTTGCCGGATTAACGGCAAGTACCAGCTACACATTCTCGGTCAAAGCAAAAGATGCCGCCGGAAATATTTCGCCGTCAAGCAATGTTGTGAATGTAACCACACTTGCACCTCCTGATACTCAGGCACCGACAGCTCCATCAAACCTTGCTGCTTCAAACATTACTCAAACATCTGTAAACCTTTCATGGACGGCTTCCACTGATAATGTAGGCGTAACCGGTTATGATGTTTACCAGGGAAGCAATGTGATTCAGACAGTCACAGGAACAACAGCTTCAGTTACCGGATTAATGGCAAGTACAGCATACACTTTCTCTGTCAAAGCGAGAGATGCCGCCGGAAATATTTCGCCGTCAAGCAATGTGGTAAATGTAACCACTTTGGCTAATACAATAACCTATTGCACTTCGAGAGGTAACAGTACAGCAGATGAATGGATTCAAAGAGTGCAACTCGGAAGCATCAACAACAACTCTGGAAACAACGGCGGATATGCTGACTTTACCAACTTATCTGCCACACTGGTTGCAGGAACTTCCAATACAATCATCATTACGCCGGGTAGAACTAGCACCAAATACAGAGAAGCCTATCGAATATGGATTGACTACAATCAGGATGGTGATTTTCTGGATTCCGGGGAAGAGATAGTAAATGTTAATAAAACCACTTCAACTTCTATCAGCCGAAGCTTTACTGTACCAACAACTGCTTTGAATGGCCCGACCAGAATGCGTGTTTCAATGAAATACAATGCAAGTCCGACCTCCTGTGAAATATTCGCACGTGGAGAAGTTGAGGATTATACCGTTGTTATTTCGAATACAGCTACGCAAAACTTTGCCGGTCCTTCAGGCGAATCCACGGATGCTGAGTTGATTGTGTATCCCAATCCGGTATCTGACAACCAGTTGAACGTGATGCTTAACGGAGCCGATGCTAAAGAAATACGAATCTACAACCTACAAGGAATACTGCTCAGCCGGCATGCATTCGAGGCAACAGTTAATGTTGCTTACTTGCAACCTGGGATGTATCTGATTGAAGCAATTTCTGAAAACAGAACATTTATTAAACGCTTTGAAAAACAATAA